A window of the Hypomesus transpacificus isolate Combined female chromosome 22, fHypTra1, whole genome shotgun sequence genome harbors these coding sequences:
- the ntmt1 gene encoding N-terminal Xaa-Pro-Lys N-methyltransferase 1 encodes MSDIVENETIFYAKAEEYWKDVAPTVDGMLGGYGSISDIDLNGSKKFLQKFLGEGEGKTGMGCALDCGAGIGRITKRLLLPLFRSVDLVDVTQEFLDKAKVYLGDQDGKRVENYFCCGLQDFVPQDGRYDVIWIQWVIGHLTDDHLVEFLRRCRGGLRPNGLIVVKDNVAYEGVVPDEVDSSVCRDLALLRSLVGRSGLRIIHEEQQMNFPKEIYQVHMLALR; translated from the exons ATGAGTGACATTGTGGAGAATGAGACAATATTCTACGCCAAGGCAGAGGAGTATTGGAAGGATGTGGCGCCAACCGTGGACGGGATGCTTGGAGGCTATGGCAGCATCTCTGATATAGACCTCAATGGCTCTAAGAAGTTTCTGCAGAAGTTCCTCGGC GAGGGTGAAGGAAAAACTGGCATGGGCTGTGCCCTGGACTGCGGTGCCGGCATCGGGCGAATCACCAAGCGGCTGTTGTTGCCTCTGTTCCGCTCGGTAGACTTGGTCGATGTGACACAGGAGTTTCTGGATAAGGCCAAGGTATACCTGGGTGATCAAGACGGCAAACGGGTGGAGAATTACTTCTGCTGTGGCCTGCAGGATTTTGTCCCGCAGGATGGACGTTATGATGTCATTTGGATCCAGTGGGTAATCG GCCACCTGACTGACGATCACCTGGTGGAGTTCCTGCGGCGTTGCCGTGGTGGCCTGCGGCCCAACGGGCTGATTGTAGTCAAGGACAATGTGGCGTATGAGGGTGTGGTGCCCGATGAGGTGGACAGCAGTGTGTGCCGGGACCTGGCCCTCCTGCGGAGTTTGGTGGGGCGTTCAGGCCTGCGCATCATCCACGAAGAACAGCAAATGAACTTCCCCAAGGAGATCTACCAGGTCCACATGCTGGCCCTCAGATAG
- the ndor1 gene encoding NADPH-dependent diflavin oxidoreductase 1 isoform X2, which produces MSTSSLLILYGSQTGTSQDTAERIGRQALRRRMLVRVEALDSYSVCNLISESLVVFVCATSGEGDPPDNMKNFWRFLFRKSLPAGSLCRLDCAVLGLGDSSYSKFNFVAKKLYKRLLQLGANVLLPVGLADDQHDLGANGVIDPWLISFWEKVLAFYPLPTGTRQLSDSEPLPPRYVFHLLGNAIEKASDRLRMPENETTPSQSNPFPARMVSNQRVTHTSHFQDVRHIEFDITGSNIEFTAGDVVMMRPCNAVEDVEQFCQLLRLNPDTQFTLVSTDDSSAPVPSQLPQPCTVRYLVENFLDISAVPRRSFFEQLATFATNELELEKLTEFSSAQGQDELHGYCNRPRRTALEVLTDFPHTTAELKPDYLLDLFPEIQPRSFSIASSQKLHPNVIQILLAVVCYKTKMQKPRRGLCSSWLASLDPMSGDVYVPLWVKKGSLKFPKDPASSVIMVGPGTGVAPFRSAVQERAAQSRTVNVLFFGCRSEYKDFYCRSEWEEMERAGHLTLFTAFSRDQEDKIYVQHRVKDQAKLLWDLIANRNAYFYIAG; this is translated from the exons ATGTCGACCTCGTCTCTACTGATACTCTATGGGAGCCAGACTGGGActtctcaggacacagcagAACGGATTGGTCGACAGGCGCTCAGAAGGCGGATGCTAGTCAGAGTGGAAGCTCTCGACAGTTACAGTGTG TGTAACCTCATCTCTGAGTCTCtggttgtctttgtgtgtgctaCTTCTGGCGAAGGTGATCCTCCAGACAATATGAAG AATTTCTGGCGGTTCCTGTTTAGGAAATCACTTCCGGCTGGTTCTCTATGTCGCCTTGACTGTGCTGTGCTGGGTCTGGGAGACTCATCCTATTCCAA GTTCAACTTTGTAGCTAAGAAGCTTTATAAGCGACTTTTGCAGCTGGGGGCCAATGTGTTACTGCCTGTGGGGTTGGCGGATGACCAACATGATTTGGG TGCAAACGGCGTGATCGACCCCTGGCTCATATCATTCTGGGAGAAGGTTCTTGCCTTTTATCCTCTTCCCACCGGTACCAGACAGCTCAGCGACAGCGAGCC GCTCCCCCCAAGATACGTTTTCCATTTACTGGGTAATGCTATAGAGAAGGCCTCTGACAGGCTGAGGATGCCAGAGAATGAGACCACACCTTCTCAGTCCAACCCCTTCCCAGCTAGGATGGTGTCTAATCAGAGAGTGACCCACACCTCTCATTTCCAAGATGTCCGGCACATCGAGTTTGACATAACAGGCTCGAATATAGA GTTCACAGCTGGTGACGTGGTGATGATGCGTCCCTGTAATGCCGTTGAGGATGTAGAACAGTTTTGTCAGCTACTAAGACTGAACCCTGATACCCAGTTTACACTTGTCTCAACAGACGACagttcag ccccagtcccaTCCCAGCTTCCCCAGCCCTGCACGGTGCGCTACCTTGTTGAGAACTTCCTGGACATTTCCGCCGTGCCAAGACGCTCCTTCTTTGAGCAGCTGGCCACCTTTGCAACTAACGAGCTGGAGCTTGAGAAGCTGACTGAGTTTAGCTCCGCCCAGGGCCAGGATGAACTACACGGCTACTGCAACAGGCCCCGGCGCACTGCTCTCGAG GTTTTAACAGACTTCCCTCACACTACTGCAGAGCTAAAGCCAGACTACCTACTGGACCTGTTCCCTGAGATCCAGCCTCGCTCATTCTCTATCGCCTCTTCCCAAAAG TTGCATCCCAATGTAATCCAGATCCTACTTGCTGTGGTGTGCTACAAAACCAAGATGCAGAAACCTCGCAGAGGACTTTGTTCCTCTTGGCTGGCCTCCCTGGATCCCATGTCAG GGGACGTATATGTGCCTCTGTGGGTGAAGAAGGGGAGTCTAAAGTTTCCTAAAGACCCTGCCTCTTCTGTGATAATGGTTGGTCCCGGGACAGGGGTGGCTCCCTTCAGGTCTGCTGTCCAGGAGAGGGCAGCCCAGTCTAGGACAG TTAATGTGTTGTTTTTTGGCTGTCGGTCCGAGTACAAAGATTTCTACTGTCGCTCTGAATGGGAGGAGATGGAAAGGGCCGGGCACCTCACTTTGTTCACTGCATTTTCAAGAGACCAG gagGACAAAATTTATGTACAACATCGTGTCAAGGACCAGGCCAAACTTCTCTGGGATCTGATTGCCAATAGGAATGCCTACTTTTACATTGCTGGGTGA
- the ndor1 gene encoding NADPH-dependent diflavin oxidoreductase 1 isoform X1 — protein sequence MSTSSLLILYGSQTGTSQDTAERIGRQALRRRMLVRVEALDSYSVCNLISESLVVFVCATSGEGDPPDNMKNFWRFLFRKSLPAGSLCRLDCAVLGLGDSSYSKFNFVAKKLYKRLLQLGANVLLPVGLADDQHDLGANGVIDPWLISFWEKVLAFYPLPTGTRQLSDSEPLPPRYVFHLLGNAIEKASDRLRMPENETTPSQSNPFPARMVSNQRVTHTSHFQDVRHIEFDITGSNIEFTAGDVVMMRPCNAVEDVEQFCQLLRLNPDTQFTLVSTDDSSAPVPSQLPQPCTVRYLVENFLDISAVPRRSFFEQLATFATNELELEKLTEFSSAQGQDELHGYCNRPRRTALEVLTDFPHTTAELKPDYLLDLFPEIQPRSFSIASSQKLHPNVIQILLAVVCYKTKMQKPRRGLCSSWLASLDPMSGDVYVPLWVKKGSLKFPKDPASSVIMVGPGTGVAPFRSAVQERAAQSRTVNVLFFGCRSEYKDFYCRSEWEEMERAGHLTLFTAFSRDQEDKIYVQHRVKDQAKLLWDLIANRNAYFYIAGNAKQMPSSVCDALKMVFQSEGGVSSEEAEEMLVAMEKAGRLQRETWS from the exons ATGTCGACCTCGTCTCTACTGATACTCTATGGGAGCCAGACTGGGActtctcaggacacagcagAACGGATTGGTCGACAGGCGCTCAGAAGGCGGATGCTAGTCAGAGTGGAAGCTCTCGACAGTTACAGTGTG TGTAACCTCATCTCTGAGTCTCtggttgtctttgtgtgtgctaCTTCTGGCGAAGGTGATCCTCCAGACAATATGAAG AATTTCTGGCGGTTCCTGTTTAGGAAATCACTTCCGGCTGGTTCTCTATGTCGCCTTGACTGTGCTGTGCTGGGTCTGGGAGACTCATCCTATTCCAA GTTCAACTTTGTAGCTAAGAAGCTTTATAAGCGACTTTTGCAGCTGGGGGCCAATGTGTTACTGCCTGTGGGGTTGGCGGATGACCAACATGATTTGGG TGCAAACGGCGTGATCGACCCCTGGCTCATATCATTCTGGGAGAAGGTTCTTGCCTTTTATCCTCTTCCCACCGGTACCAGACAGCTCAGCGACAGCGAGCC GCTCCCCCCAAGATACGTTTTCCATTTACTGGGTAATGCTATAGAGAAGGCCTCTGACAGGCTGAGGATGCCAGAGAATGAGACCACACCTTCTCAGTCCAACCCCTTCCCAGCTAGGATGGTGTCTAATCAGAGAGTGACCCACACCTCTCATTTCCAAGATGTCCGGCACATCGAGTTTGACATAACAGGCTCGAATATAGA GTTCACAGCTGGTGACGTGGTGATGATGCGTCCCTGTAATGCCGTTGAGGATGTAGAACAGTTTTGTCAGCTACTAAGACTGAACCCTGATACCCAGTTTACACTTGTCTCAACAGACGACagttcag ccccagtcccaTCCCAGCTTCCCCAGCCCTGCACGGTGCGCTACCTTGTTGAGAACTTCCTGGACATTTCCGCCGTGCCAAGACGCTCCTTCTTTGAGCAGCTGGCCACCTTTGCAACTAACGAGCTGGAGCTTGAGAAGCTGACTGAGTTTAGCTCCGCCCAGGGCCAGGATGAACTACACGGCTACTGCAACAGGCCCCGGCGCACTGCTCTCGAG GTTTTAACAGACTTCCCTCACACTACTGCAGAGCTAAAGCCAGACTACCTACTGGACCTGTTCCCTGAGATCCAGCCTCGCTCATTCTCTATCGCCTCTTCCCAAAAG TTGCATCCCAATGTAATCCAGATCCTACTTGCTGTGGTGTGCTACAAAACCAAGATGCAGAAACCTCGCAGAGGACTTTGTTCCTCTTGGCTGGCCTCCCTGGATCCCATGTCAG GGGACGTATATGTGCCTCTGTGGGTGAAGAAGGGGAGTCTAAAGTTTCCTAAAGACCCTGCCTCTTCTGTGATAATGGTTGGTCCCGGGACAGGGGTGGCTCCCTTCAGGTCTGCTGTCCAGGAGAGGGCAGCCCAGTCTAGGACAG TTAATGTGTTGTTTTTTGGCTGTCGGTCCGAGTACAAAGATTTCTACTGTCGCTCTGAATGGGAGGAGATGGAAAGGGCCGGGCACCTCACTTTGTTCACTGCATTTTCAAGAGACCAG gagGACAAAATTTATGTACAACATCGTGTCAAGGACCAGGCCAAACTTCTCTGGGATCTGATTGCCAATAGGAATGCCTACTTTTACATTGCTGG CAATGCCAAACAGATGCCATCAAGCGTATGTGACGCATTGAAGATGGTCTTTCAGAGTGAGGGGGGTGTGTCCTCAGAGGAGGCTGAAGAGATGCTGGTTGCCATGGAAAAAGCAGGCCGTCTCCAGAGAGAAACCTGGTCCTAA